A segment of the Zingiber officinale cultivar Zhangliang chromosome 8B, Zo_v1.1, whole genome shotgun sequence genome:
GTTGGCATTGATAACTTGAGCTCCTTCTTCCTCGAGAACACTGATCACCTCATGGAACACGAACCTCTTCTCCTGCCCACTTATTAGAACCACCTCCAAATTGGAATCCTGGTGCCTTACTTCGACGAATGGCAATGAGAACTCTGATGTAGTCGCACTGTCAATTTCCTTTTCCGTATCTTGGATGATTATATTTCTGCTCCTCCTCTCCTTCATCTTCTCAATCCTTGATCTAAGAGTTTTGATGTAAGATGTGGCTTGATCCAATTGATCTTGTTGGCTCAACATATCCTGCAccataaaataaagaaaattgaGCATGCAAACTCTAGTATGCTCAGCACTATAAAGAcatcaaaatatttaaaactgaGTGTTTTAGCTTCAATTTGTCTATTAAAATGATAAACAGGTTAGTTCATGCTAATTACTTAGCATACCAACTAATTCATATCCAATTAGCAGGTGATAATGAGATATTTTTAATATTGCAACGACCAACTGAGATTATTTATTGCAGTGGCTTCTATAATGTTTTGGAAAAAATAAGAGAATAAACTGAGGTTGTACTTTTTTTATTCAAGGTGAGACAAAAACTACGCCATCCAAACATGGACAGCAAGGTTAGCAAGATTTTTATAATCCCACATGTTTGGCATGGACTTTAAACATTCCCTAAAACTAGAACAAAGAACAATTTGTCAAACTTAAGAACAGAGTCACAAATAAGAGGAGAACAAAGTATCATACATCAGCAAGGTTTACATTTGAAGGGAAATAGTTAGAAAACAAGTTCCTGTTAGGTTTAATCCATCCGTAATAAAGAAAGAGCGTGAGAATCATAATTTCAAGCGGATAGAAGCAGTTCTCCAACACAATTTTAGAAAATTCATCGAGAAAAAAGCACACAATTTTGATTTTTGTCTAGGTTTCAAAATGGAGCAAAGAACAAACAGCAACTAGATGAGAACTCCATATCAGATAGCAACAGAAAATATGCGAGGACGCGATACGGAAGAAGGATCAGGTAAATCGACCACCTTCGAGCTGGCGTAATGCTCTTTGGGGATGACCGAAGCGAGCTTCATGCACAAGCTCTTCATCAGGACCCGGCGGTTCTTCTCCAGCGTCTTCCGCTCCATCCTGGAAGCCCCATCGGCGCTCTTGCTCTTCATCTGGGCGAGAATGGAGGGAGAACCGCCGCGGGGTCAGAGGAGAGAAAGCAATCGAACGGAAGAAGAAGGCGAGGAGGAGTGCAGCCGAGGAATGGGACGATTTTGATTATATCGGAGAAGTGGAGGCGCGTCCGCGGGCCCCTTCCGTGTGGGTCCGCCCTCACAATTTCtcgctttttttttttcttttaatccaGATATTCAGTTTTATTAACAGTCCCCACCTATTAATTCTGAAAGTTTCGGGTTCCGTAAAATTTTTTTATTCGCCACTAGATAAATAAAAAACAACAATAATtcaatcataataataataataaataattttttttcaaaacaat
Coding sequences within it:
- the LOC122013373 gene encoding transcription factor bHLH167-like, which codes for MKSKSADGASRMERKTLEKNRRVLMKSLCMKLASVIPKEHYASSKDMLSQQDQLDQATSYIKTLRSRIEKMKERRSRNIIIQDTEKEIDSATTSEFSLPFVEVRHQDSNLEVVLISGQEKRFVFHEVISVLEEEGAQVINANFSVVGEKIFYTLHSQAVSSRLGLDVSIVTERLKQLIR